A single Candidatus Neomarinimicrobiota bacterium DNA region contains:
- a CDS encoding DoxX family membrane protein, with translation MDLNSIRKTEPNSTLGIIRIFLGIMFLGTGLMKYTVPMLWEAWSGQLLAGNIPLYEFSRYVIPAIEIIIGLLLIIGLYSRPASVFVIGMMKVATYVHIVADDPALFPLQPHQPVIPLALFAMGVYVLIKGGGSWSRDIRGNSFSSFWNR, from the coding sequence ATGGATTTGAACTCAATTCGTAAGACAGAACCAAACAGTACATTGGGAATAATCCGTATATTCTTAGGTATTATGTTCCTCGGAACAGGTCTGATGAAATACACAGTTCCTATGCTCTGGGAGGCATGGTCGGGTCAGCTGCTTGCCGGTAATATCCCGCTATATGAATTCAGCCGGTACGTAATCCCTGCCATAGAGATCATAATCGGGCTGCTCTTGATCATAGGGCTGTACTCCCGACCCGCGAGCGTTTTTGTTATCGGCATGATGAAAGTTGCAACGTACGTACATATAGTCGCCGACGATCCCGCGCTCTTCCCGCTTCAGCCACACCAGCCGGTTATCCCCTTAGCACTGTTCGCTATGGGAGTCTATGTCCTGATAAAAGGCGGAGGCAGCTGGAGCAGGGATATTCGAGGGAACAGTTTCAGCAGTTTCTGGAATAGGTGA
- a CDS encoding pyridoxal-phosphate dependent enzyme, translating to PHNPEIYFLSSRKNPFPFGWIMAALGHTKRIAERDRYFYVNQVERNETLESGKDLGRELLEQLPEIDTLVACVGIGGTICGSSKVLKDKRDIERRNAMSFLIKLSKDN from the coding sequence TTCCCCATAATCCTGAGATTTATTTTTTGAGTAGCCGGAAAAATCCGTTTCCCTTTGGCTGGATTATGGCTGCTTTGGGACATACAAAAAGGATTGCAGAAAGAGATAGGTATTTTTATGTTAATCAGGTTGAAAGAAATGAAACATTAGAATCTGGAAAAGATCTTGGGAGAGAGTTGTTAGAGCAACTTCCGGAAATTGATACCTTAGTCGCTTGTGTTGGGATAGGAGGAACGATTTGCGGAAGCAGTAAAGTGCTGAAAGATAAAAGAGATATTGAAAGAAGAAACGCAATGTCATTCCTAATAAAGTTATCAAAAGATAATTAA
- a CDS encoding HEAT repeat domain-containing protein, translating to MKRTTVTRTISAMLTAGMILGAVISVAAEEDETTRLIKTLRADNLGRRVSAAHILGQNKEVRAVNPLIRMLENDIKYSARISAAVALAQIGDKKALSALKNSARNDKDGNVRTVARGAIFEIERSDVKIVME from the coding sequence ATGAAACGCACAACGGTAACCAGGACAATATCAGCCATGTTGACGGCGGGAATGATATTGGGGGCGGTCATCTCTGTTGCGGCAGAAGAAGATGAAACCACAAGGCTTATAAAGACGCTGAGAGCCGATAACCTCGGACGGAGAGTAAGCGCTGCTCATATATTGGGCCAAAACAAGGAGGTAAGGGCAGTCAATCCACTGATTCGAATGCTTGAGAACGATATCAAATACTCCGCGAGAATTTCAGCCGCGGTCGCGCTCGCTCAGATAGGCGACAAAAAGGCGCTGAGTGCGCTCAAAAACTCGGCGAGAAACGATAAGGACGGGAATGTCAGAACTGTGGCAAGAGGGGCGATTTTCGAGATCGAAAGATCAGACGTAAAGATAGTGATGGAATAA